The Urbifossiella limnaea genome has a window encoding:
- a CDS encoding DUF1549 and DUF1553 domain-containing protein yields MIRRLSALAALLAFAPSAPAQEATSVTVSPAAVTIRHHRHPHSLQVLGRTADGFSLDLHAAATYASADTKVATVDAAGWVRPVANGTTTVTVTAGGKTTAVHITVQLPAAEPATSFRHEVMPVLTRAGCNMGSCHGYSLGKNGFKLSLRGESPEQDFGAVVRDAAGRRISYLSPAESLLLAKGRGDAGHEGGVRFARGSLSDDILTRWVREGTPGDIADAGRVVRVRLVPDVLVMKPGQRHRLQLLADYADGSTRDVTRLGLFAANNDLHAKADEAGVVVGGLPGETAVIGRFERKFAATGVTVLDAAGPFTPTPVPSNLIDRPVLEKLNRLRVAPSGVATDEEFLRRAYLDLIGVQPKPDDIRSFLADRDPRKREKLPDALFARPEFVDHWSLKWGDLLQNSRTTASPAAVYQFREFMRGAVASNTPADEFARRVLTARGGPADDPASGYFAASKDVNDTVERVTQVFCGVRMLCARCHSHPLENWTQADYFGVASFFTQVAVRPDARAPAVPNSKLIALNLNAGSATNPRTGKLQPPRFLGGAEPPLPPGVDRREAYAAWLTSPQNPFFARGLVNRVWSYFFHRGIIDPVDDVRSTNPPINPELLDALTADFVKNKFDLRHLMRTIVGSATYQRSSVPTGSNNHDEQNFSRAVPRRIPAEALLDSLVQATGVAENVGGAPGGFRAAQLPDGDVASEFLRLFGKPQRMDACECERDNGSNMLQALSLLNGKSILGRVRNPAARPALLLREKLTDENLVIELYLWSLARHPSPRELAVGAQFVRSAGALKDQAAQDLMWALLNSRDFLLVH; encoded by the coding sequence ATGATTCGACGCCTCTCCGCACTCGCCGCGCTGCTCGCGTTCGCACCCAGCGCACCGGCGCAGGAAGCGACAAGCGTCACCGTCTCGCCCGCGGCGGTGACGATCCGCCACCACCGCCACCCGCACTCCCTCCAGGTGCTCGGCCGCACCGCCGACGGCTTTTCGCTCGACCTCCACGCCGCCGCAACCTACGCCAGCGCCGACACGAAGGTCGCCACCGTGGACGCGGCCGGCTGGGTGCGACCGGTGGCGAATGGCACGACCACGGTCACCGTCACCGCCGGCGGGAAGACGACGGCCGTTCACATCACCGTGCAGCTCCCCGCGGCCGAACCGGCGACGAGCTTCCGCCACGAGGTGATGCCGGTGCTGACGCGCGCCGGGTGCAACATGGGTTCGTGCCACGGCTACTCGCTCGGCAAGAACGGGTTCAAGCTGTCGCTCCGTGGCGAGTCGCCGGAGCAGGACTTTGGCGCCGTCGTCCGCGACGCCGCCGGCCGGCGTATCAGCTACCTATCGCCGGCCGAGAGTCTGTTGCTGGCAAAGGGGCGCGGCGACGCCGGCCACGAGGGCGGGGTACGCTTCGCCCGCGGCAGCCTGTCCGACGACATCCTGACGCGCTGGGTGCGCGAGGGGACGCCCGGCGACATCGCCGACGCCGGCCGCGTCGTCCGCGTGCGGCTCGTGCCCGACGTGCTGGTGATGAAGCCCGGCCAGCGCCACCGCCTCCAACTCCTCGCCGACTACGCCGACGGCTCGACCCGCGACGTGACGCGGCTCGGCCTGTTCGCCGCGAACAACGACCTGCACGCGAAGGCCGACGAGGCCGGCGTGGTGGTCGGCGGTCTGCCCGGCGAGACGGCGGTGATCGGCCGGTTCGAGCGCAAGTTCGCCGCCACCGGCGTCACCGTCCTCGACGCCGCCGGGCCGTTCACACCGACGCCGGTGCCGAGCAACCTCATCGACCGGCCCGTCCTCGAGAAGCTGAACCGGCTGCGGGTCGCGCCGTCGGGCGTGGCGACCGACGAGGAGTTCCTGCGGCGGGCGTACCTCGACCTGATCGGCGTGCAGCCAAAGCCGGACGACATCCGCTCGTTCCTCGCCGACCGCGACCCGCGCAAGCGCGAGAAGCTGCCGGACGCGCTGTTCGCCCGGCCCGAGTTCGTCGATCACTGGTCGCTCAAGTGGGGCGACCTGCTGCAAAACTCGCGCACGACGGCGAGCCCCGCGGCGGTGTACCAGTTCCGCGAGTTCATGCGCGGCGCCGTTGCCTCGAACACGCCGGCCGACGAGTTCGCCCGCCGCGTGCTGACCGCCCGCGGCGGCCCGGCCGACGACCCAGCGAGCGGGTACTTCGCGGCGAGCAAGGACGTCAACGACACGGTCGAGCGGGTGACCCAGGTGTTCTGCGGCGTGCGGATGCTGTGCGCCCGCTGCCACTCGCACCCGCTGGAGAACTGGACGCAGGCCGACTACTTCGGCGTCGCCAGCTTCTTCACGCAGGTGGCGGTGCGACCGGACGCGCGGGCGCCGGCCGTGCCGAACAGCAAGCTGATCGCCCTGAACCTGAACGCCGGTTCGGCGACGAACCCGCGCACCGGCAAGCTACAGCCGCCGCGGTTCCTCGGGGGCGCCGAGCCGCCGCTGCCGCCCGGCGTCGACCGCCGCGAGGCTTACGCCGCGTGGCTGACGAGCCCGCAGAACCCGTTCTTCGCCCGCGGCCTCGTCAACCGCGTGTGGAGCTACTTCTTCCACCGCGGCATCATCGACCCCGTGGACGACGTGCGCAGCACCAACCCGCCGATCAACCCCGAGCTGCTCGACGCCCTCACCGCCGACTTCGTGAAGAACAAGTTCGACCTGCGGCACCTGATGCGGACGATCGTGGGGTCGGCGACGTACCAGCGGTCGAGCGTGCCGACCGGGTCGAACAATCACGACGAGCAGAACTTCTCGCGGGCGGTGCCGCGGCGCATCCCCGCGGAGGCGCTGCTCGACTCGCTGGTGCAGGCGACGGGCGTCGCTGAGAACGTGGGCGGCGCGCCCGGCGGGTTTCGCGCGGCGCAGCTGCCGGACGGTGACGTGGCGAGCGAGTTCCTCCGGCTGTTCGGCAAGCCGCAGCGGATGGACGCGTGCGAGTGCGAGCGCGACAACGGCTCGAACATGCTCCAGGCGCTTAGCCTGTTGAACGGCAAGAGCATCCTCGGCCGCGTTCGCAACCCGGCCGCGCGGCCGGCGCTGCTCCTGCGCGAGAAACTGACGGACGAGAACCTGGTGATCGAGCTGTACCTGTGGTCGCTGGCGCGGCACCC